One genomic window of Candidatus Binatia bacterium includes the following:
- the rplB gene encoding 50S ribosomal protein L2 encodes MRKGRRYNPTSPGRRFQTSRDLSGLSKEKSPRALTGRLNAKTGGRNSNGRITTRHRGGGHKRLYREVDFRRDKVGIPSRVASIDYDPNRSANLALLKYADGAQAYILAPVGLSVGDTVLAGPEADIQPGNCLQLSDIPLGTIIHNIELKVGKGGQLVRSAGGSAQLMAKEGRYAQVKLPSGEQRRVLIDCRATVGQVGNTEHENTKIGKAGRNRWLGRRSKVRGTAMNPVDHPHGGGEGRSKGGNHPTSPWGMPTKGYKTRRNKRTTQFIVQRRKKK; translated from the coding sequence ATGCGTAAAGGCCGCCGTTATAATCCTACTTCGCCGGGACGTCGTTTTCAGACCTCTCGCGATCTTTCCGGACTCTCCAAGGAGAAGTCCCCACGTGCGCTGACCGGAAGGCTGAACGCCAAAACCGGCGGCCGCAACAGCAACGGGCGCATTACCACGCGACATCGCGGTGGTGGTCACAAGCGTCTCTATCGTGAGGTCGATTTCCGTCGGGACAAGGTTGGAATCCCCTCCCGCGTCGCCTCGATCGACTACGATCCGAACCGCAGCGCCAATCTCGCTCTGTTGAAGTATGCCGACGGTGCCCAGGCTTATATTCTGGCTCCGGTGGGCTTGTCGGTCGGTGATACGGTTTTGGCCGGTCCCGAAGCCGATATCCAGCCGGGCAACTGCCTGCAGCTTTCCGATATCCCTCTCGGTACGATTATTCACAATATCGAGCTGAAGGTGGGCAAGGGTGGCCAGTTGGTTCGCAGTGCTGGTGGCTCCGCTCAGTTGATGGCCAAGGAAGGCCGCTATGCTCAAGTCAAGCTGCCCTCGGGTGAGCAACGGAGGGTCCTGATCGACTGTCGCGCGACGGTAGGTCAGGTCGGGAACACCGAGCACGAAAATACCAAGATCGGTAAGGCCGGACGCAATCGCTGGCTGGGCCGGCGCTCAAAGGTTCGCGGCACCGCCATGAACCCGGTCGATCACCCCCATGGTGGTGGCGAAGGCCGATCCAAGGGTGGCAACCATCCGACATCCCCGTGGGGCATGCCCACCAAGGGTTACAAAACTCGACGCAATAAGCGCACGACGCAATTTATCGTACAGCGTCGCAAGAAAAAGTAG
- the rplW gene encoding 50S ribosomal protein L23, with product MKHYSEIILAPLITEKGTLVGEQGNQFLFKVASGANKVEIKHAIEEFFEVKVEKVRTSRLLGKTRRVGRHVGRKPSWKKAYVTLSEGHSIDFFEGA from the coding sequence ATGAAGCATTATTCGGAAATTATTCTGGCTCCGCTGATCACGGAGAAGGGAACCCTGGTTGGGGAGCAAGGTAACCAGTTTCTCTTCAAGGTCGCATCGGGAGCAAACAAGGTCGAGATCAAGCATGCAATCGAGGAATTTTTCGAGGTCAAAGTCGAGAAAGTCCGAACGAGTCGTCTGCTGGGTAAAACGCGGCGCGTCGGTCGCCACGTTGGCCGTAAACCTTCCTGGAAGAAGGCATACGTGACCCTCTCCGAGGGCCATAGCATTGACTTCTTTGAGGGTGCCTGA
- the rplC gene encoding 50S ribosomal protein L3 yields the protein MASAEAVAEMGPAPARKRLGLMGRKVGMTQLLTPSGEAIAVTVIEAGPCVVVQKKTAGRDGYDAVQLGFESSKAKRESKARIGHADAAGKGTFRHLQEFQGAGDLELGATVSVGDVFADGDLVNVSGTSKGRGFTGVMKRHGFHGVRATHGSHEFFRHGGSIGNASYPGRVFRGKKMPGQYGNEKITTRNLKLMQIRGEQNVLLVKGSVPGPNGGLVVIRPAAPLEVLS from the coding sequence ATGGCATCGGCTGAAGCAGTAGCCGAAATGGGCCCGGCACCGGCTCGCAAGAGACTGGGGCTGATGGGTCGCAAGGTCGGTATGACCCAGCTGCTTACGCCTTCGGGCGAAGCGATTGCGGTCACAGTGATCGAAGCAGGTCCTTGTGTCGTCGTGCAGAAGAAGACTGCCGGTCGGGATGGCTATGATGCTGTCCAGCTAGGCTTTGAGTCTTCGAAGGCCAAGCGTGAAAGCAAGGCCCGCATCGGACACGCAGACGCAGCCGGCAAGGGAACCTTCCGCCACCTGCAGGAGTTTCAGGGTGCCGGCGATCTCGAGTTGGGAGCCACAGTTTCGGTCGGTGATGTCTTCGCTGATGGTGACTTGGTGAACGTAAGCGGAACCAGCAAGGGGCGTGGCTTCACGGGTGTGATGAAGCGTCATGGTTTCCACGGAGTTCGCGCCACTCACGGTTCGCACGAGTTCTTCCGACATGGTGGCTCGATCGGCAACGCTTCCTACCCTGGACGCGTGTTCCGAGGCAAGAAAATGCCGGGTCAGTATGGCAACGAGAAGATCACGACTCGCAATCTCAAGCTGATGCAGATTCGCGGAGAACAGAATGTCCTGCTGGTCAAGGGCTCGGTCCCGGGACCTAATGGCGGTCTGGTTGTGATTCGACCGGCAGCTCCGCTTGAGGTGTTGTCATGA
- the rplD gene encoding 50S ribosomal protein L4, with protein MSVTAPLRAIDGGAKGEMDLPEIFAEGPRDHLVYEVVKMQQAQRRAGTHATKTRHFVSGGGAKPWKQKGTGRARAGSSRSPLWEGGAVVFGPQPRNYGYSLPAKARKVAIKAVLSDRQRNGALTIVDAIELPEAKTKSVVAMLSKLELEGSTLIVSGSGDQPNEALELAARNIPRVKVLRPEGVNVLDVLGHKNLILTPDAVQALAERLNA; from the coding sequence ATGAGTGTTACAGCTCCCTTGCGGGCAATTGACGGCGGAGCGAAGGGTGAGATGGACCTCCCCGAGATCTTTGCCGAAGGCCCTCGCGATCACCTCGTGTACGAAGTCGTGAAAATGCAGCAGGCGCAGCGACGCGCCGGCACGCACGCGACAAAAACGCGCCATTTCGTGTCTGGTGGCGGAGCCAAGCCCTGGAAGCAGAAGGGTACGGGTCGCGCTCGCGCTGGCTCCAGCCGTTCTCCTCTCTGGGAAGGTGGCGCCGTGGTCTTTGGACCCCAGCCTCGGAATTATGGTTATTCTCTTCCGGCGAAGGCTCGGAAGGTTGCGATCAAGGCTGTTCTTTCCGACCGCCAACGCAACGGTGCACTCACAATTGTGGATGCGATCGAGCTACCGGAAGCCAAGACCAAGAGCGTTGTCGCCATGCTGTCCAAATTGGAACTCGAGGGTTCAACGCTGATCGTCAGTGGTTCCGGTGATCAGCCTAACGAAGCTCTCGAGCTCGCGGCCCGCAACATCCCCAGAGTCAAGGTTCTTCGACCCGAGGGTGTAAACGTCCTTGATGTTCTCGGCCACAAGAATTTGATTCTGACGCCCGACGCCGTTCAGGCGTTGGCGGAACGGTTGAACGCATGA